In Phaseolus vulgaris cultivar G19833 chromosome 10, P. vulgaris v2.0, whole genome shotgun sequence, a single genomic region encodes these proteins:
- the LOC137817657 gene encoding uncharacterized protein: protein MFRMLKGESIAEVQKRFTYIINHLMSLGKTFDKEELNIKILKCLDRSWQPKFTVISESKDLTSLKVAKYKNKQDSSDESEEENLSLLSKMFIKFLKRNRNKESNKERYGNKKTSDFNSNKYTCFGCGEQGHRKDDCPNKEGKEKKSRNKEKKGKSKRAFIAWDENKVSSFSSSSSEDEKANMCLMAEGDDDSSNSSSVSSCASLNIENYSQLLQAFKETLEEANQLALLNNRVKGLNNWLENSIKSLEKELEKSKPDLENLEIHCKNSSHLYDSKVCENCKALEGKVRYLVRTVDKLSNGKLIEIK from the coding sequence atgtttagaatgctcaaaggagaatcaattgctgaagtacaaaagagattcactTACATTATCAACCATctaatgagtcttggaaaaacctttgacaaagaggagttgaacatcaagattctcaagtgtcttgatagatcttggcaacctaaatTCACAGTTATCTCAGAATCAAAGGACTTGACATCTTTGAAAGTTGCCAAGTACAAGAATAAGCAAgactcaagtgatgaaagtgaggaagaaaatctTAGCTTGCTGTCCAAAATGTTCatcaaattcttgaagagaaaccgcaacaaggaatccaacaaagaaaggtatggaaacaagaaaactagtgatttcaattctaacaaatacacttgctttggttgtggagaACAAGGGCATAGAAAAGatgattgcccaaataaagaaggcaaggaaaagaagtcaagaaataaggaaaagaaaggaaaatcaaaaaGAGCCtttattgcttgggatgaaaataaAGTCTCTTCATTtagctcctcatcaagtgaagatgaaaaagccaataTGTGTTTGATGgctgaaggagatgatgattcaagcaactcaagtagtgtaagttcttgtgcctccttaaatattgaaaactatagtcaattacttcaagcttttaaagaaactcttGAAGAAGCTAACCAATTGGCTCTATTAAACAACCGAGtgaaagggttgaataactggcttgaaaatagcATCAAGTCTCTTGAAAAAGAATTGGAAAAGTCAAAACCTGatcttgaaaatcttgaaatccATTGCAAAAATTCTTCTCACTTGTATGACTctaaagtttgtgaaaattgtaaagCTCTTGAGGGTAAGGTCCGTTATCTTGTAAGAACCgtggataaactttcaaatGGTAAATtgatagagatcaaataa